The DNA window GTATTTTATTTTTAAAGTCATAACTATCATCATAGGGAAAGGGTATACTGTCAAGATTTTCAATCAAAGGAGCATTAATATTTTCTATAATACCGTTATCCTTTCTGAAAACAATGCCATAAATATCCTTAAGGCCTTTGCCCCTTCCTTCAAGACATAAAAAAAGCTCCTGAGCCGTTCTTTCTCCCTCACCTTTTACAATAAAATCAATGGAGGTGTTTTCCTCCATTAATTTTGTACAATCATATGAAACCTCCGGGCCTCCTAATACTACCAGGAGCTTTGGATTGATTTTTTTCATGCTTCCAATGATTTTTAATACATATTCTATGTTCCATATGTAGCAGGAGAAGCCTAAAATATCAGGCTTCATTTTATTCAGCTCACCTATGATATTATCAAGGGCGTCATTTACCGAGTATTCCGCAAGAGTTACATCCAAACCTTTTAAACAGGCTTTTATATATCTTAAGGCTAAATTAGTATGAACAAATTTAGAATTTATTTCAGTCAATATTATTTTCAATTAAAATCATCCTTTTTGTAAGCTTCTATATAAAAATAGTCATCAAATTCATATTTATCCTTTATTACAAAATATCTTTCCACAACAGGCAGCATTGTGTCGGCGCCGAAGTTCCCCGGCCACCGCAAGAAATCCATGTTTATATCCACATATCTATCTTCTGATAATTTCACATTTATATTTTTCTTTATGCTTATGGTTAAGTCTTTAATATTTAAATCCCATATGAGTATTTTGCCTTCATTTTTCAGTGTCCTTGCTATTTCCCTTATGAGCTTCATCCTTGAACGATTTCTGTCAATGTATGCAAAAGCAAAAAAAGAAGTCATGACATCAAAGCTTTTATCCTCAAATGGAAGGCTGTTAGGATGTCCGTAAACCCAGTTGAAATCATCAGCTTCAAGCTTGGTATCCAAAGCCGCGGCTGTCTCTAAAAGAAAATCTGGAACTGACCTTTCCGTTAAGGCCCTATATATGGCACCTTTGCCTTGATAGCCTATATCCAGAACATTCCCTTCAAGTGAAAGATAGCTTAAATCGATTGTAATTTCAGATGTTTTACCCATAAAATTACCTCCGCTGTAACCTTTTTCAATAGTATTCTACTTATAAAAGGTCAATTCCTTCATGAAAAAAATGTTGTCGTATAATTTCAGCAGTTAATATCTGATATCTTTTCCTTATGACATACATGATGATAAAACATGAATAGAAATCCTGCCGTAGATCTTTGGGCCTGGCATAAAATTATATCTGTTATATTAAAGAACCTCTGCTCTAAATTTTTAATATCCTTATTCCTGTTGTGGGCATCTATGGCTACTAATGTGTTTTCATTCACAAAATCTCTAAGTGAATCCAGATAAATTCCCTTATCATAGCATTTAAAACTATCGTATTGTTCGTATACCCTTTTAATCCAGTTTTCGAATTTTCTGTGATGCTTTAAAAGATGGATATTAACATGCTGGGGTACTGTAAGGTCCTGAATAAGATGAGCTGCTGCCCCTAAATAAAACATGGATTTCCTTACATCATTTTTCTTCCAATTTACAACGGCAGCTTCATAATAAGCAATACATTCTTTCAATGCGTTGCTGGACCCGTATAATCCCTTCTGACTTAAGGGGTTGAAAAAGTGATTGCTGCTTTTTAAATCCTGATCCGCCCATGCCACCCCTGAATTTAATTCCTCTATATGTTTTGCAAATAAAAGCCATGCATCCTTGTATCCATCATTTTTTAATATAATCAAAGACTGTATATTAATGAATTTGTGAACCTTGCATTCGGATTTAATGACAACCTTCTTTACGGGATTAACCGCCGCAAGAGTGGATTTAAATACCCTTCCGTATGTCCTCTCTACAATACCCTGCATAATGTCTTCTCCTTGTGATAGCTAAAGATAGCTAAATATATTATTTACCATTGTATTGAAATAAAATTTATTTATTTTGATACCAGCTTGCTTCCACAAAGCAGTCGTAAAAAACTGCACCAAAAGCTATGTCCGATATATCCT is part of the Oxobacter pfennigii genome and encodes:
- a CDS encoding methyltransferase domain-containing protein, translated to MGKTSEITIDLSYLSLEGNVLDIGYQGKGAIYRALTERSVPDFLLETAAALDTKLEADDFNWVYGHPNSLPFEDKSFDVMTSFFAFAYIDRNRSRMKLIREIARTLKNEGKILIWDLNIKDLTISIKKNINVKLSEDRYVDINMDFLRWPGNFGADTMLPVVERYFVIKDKYEFDDYFYIEAYKKDDFN
- a CDS encoding zinc dependent phospholipase C family protein, which gives rise to MQGIVERTYGRVFKSTLAAVNPVKKVVIKSECKVHKFINIQSLIILKNDGYKDAWLLFAKHIEELNSGVAWADQDLKSSNHFFNPLSQKGLYGSSNALKECIAYYEAAVVNWKKNDVRKSMFYLGAAAHLIQDLTVPQHVNIHLLKHHRKFENWIKRVYEQYDSFKCYDKGIYLDSLRDFVNENTLVAIDAHNRNKDIKNLEQRFFNITDIILCQAQRSTAGFLFMFYHHVCHKEKISDINC